From the genome of Camelus dromedarius isolate mCamDro1 chromosome 19, mCamDro1.pat, whole genome shotgun sequence, one region includes:
- the LOC135318650 gene encoding guanine nucleotide exchange factor subunit RIC1-like, protein PPIHSSIHPSIHPSTHPPIHIPTPPSTHPHTHPSTHPHTHPSTHPPIHPPIHPPLHPPIHPSIHPSTHPPIHPPIHPSIHPSTHPPIHPPIHPPLHPPIHPSIHPSTHPPIHAPLHPPIHPPLHPPIHTPIHPPTHPSTHPSIHPSTHPSIHPSTHPSIHPSTHPSIHPSTPPST, encoded by the exons ccacccatccactccTCCATCCACCCCTCTATCCACCCATCCACGCACCCACCCATCCACATACCCacccctccatccacccatccacacacccacccatccacccatccacacacccacccatccacacacccacccatccatccacccatccacccacccctccatccacccatccacccctccatccacccatccacacacccacccatccatccacccatccacccctccatccacccatccacacacccacccatccatccacccatccacccacccctccatccacccatccacccctccatccacccatccacacacccacccatccacgcacccctccatccacccatccacccacccctccatccacccatccacacacccatccatccaccc acccacccatccacgcacccctccatccacccatccacccacccctccatccacccatccacacacccatccatccacccatccacccacccctccatccacccatccacccctccatccacc